The following proteins are encoded in a genomic region of Rhinolophus ferrumequinum isolate MPI-CBG mRhiFer1 chromosome 17, mRhiFer1_v1.p, whole genome shotgun sequence:
- the LOC117037088 gene encoding 2-iminobutanoate/2-iminopropanoate deaminase-like, producing the protein MRHQLGTESSETRAGVVYRIVLSGRKGKGLALSSLMRKVVSTARAPGATGPYSQTVLVNRAIYISGQRGVDTSRGQLVPGDGRRAKQAPTNMGEILEAVGWDFTNVVKTAVLLADINDFGIVNETYKQYRKSNFPARAACQVAAWPKGGRVEIEAVAAQGLLTTASL; encoded by the exons ATGCGTCACCAACTG GGAACAGAGTCCAGTGAGACGCGAGCCGGGGTAGTATACAGGATTGTTCTCTCGGGCCGCAAAGGAAAAGGATTAGCTCTGTCATCTTTGATGAGAAAGGTGGTCAGCACCGCGAGAGCCCCAGGGGCCACTGGTCCCTACAGTCAAACTGTGTTAGTCAACAGGGCCATTTACATTTCAGGGCAGCGAGGCGTGGACACTTCCAGGGGACAGCTGGTGCCGGGGGATGGCAGGAGAGCTAAACAAGCTCCCACAAACATGGGTGAAATCCTGGAAGCTGTAGGCTGGGACTTCACTAATGTGGTGAAAACAGCTGTTTTGCTGGCTGACATAAATGACTTTGGTATTGTCAATGAAACCTACAAACAGTATCGCAAGAGTAATTTTCCTGCAAGAGCCGCTTGCCAGGTTGCTGCGTGGCCAAAAGGAGGCCGTGTTGAGATAGAAGCAGTAGCTGCCCAAGGCCTTCTCACAACGGCGTCACTCTAA